In Gammaproteobacteria bacterium (ex Lamellibrachia satsuma), a single genomic region encodes these proteins:
- the rsgA gene encoding small ribosomal subunit biogenesis GTPase RsgA yields MSRRRLTQQQRARIESIQERRRTKLAERAEQSLSDASETPSQEGKVVIRHGATLGVVDENGQVFQCLIRQNIGHPVCGDRVVWQPVDDHSGVVTALQPRTSVLSRPDYGGREKPLAANITQLVVVLAPRPEPSGYLLDQYLITAETIGIRPLIAINKIDLLENEGKQRFLSAYDLYRRIGYELVEVSAKLAHGLDSLIQHLAGETSILVGQSGVGKSSLINALLPNLEIETGRLSEASGLGRHTTSTATYYNLQEGGELIDSPGVRSFRLTKLSRGQLEQGFPEFRPFLGHCRFNNCSHLHEPGCAIRQAIEAGEVSPQRLDNFLHLAQSITSGQS; encoded by the coding sequence GTGTCCCGGCGCCGCCTCACCCAGCAGCAACGGGCCAGGATAGAGAGTATCCAGGAACGGCGACGAACAAAACTCGCTGAACGTGCTGAGCAGAGCCTCTCTGATGCCAGTGAAACCCCATCACAGGAAGGCAAGGTGGTAATCCGCCATGGCGCCACCCTCGGCGTCGTGGATGAGAACGGCCAGGTCTTTCAATGCCTGATCCGCCAGAACATCGGACACCCTGTTTGCGGCGACCGGGTAGTCTGGCAGCCGGTGGACGATCATAGCGGTGTGGTCACCGCCCTCCAACCAAGAACGAGTGTGCTCAGCCGCCCCGACTACGGCGGCCGCGAGAAACCTCTGGCCGCCAACATCACCCAACTGGTCGTGGTACTCGCCCCTCGTCCTGAACCCAGCGGTTATCTGCTCGACCAATACCTGATCACCGCCGAGACCATTGGGATTCGGCCATTGATCGCTATCAACAAGATCGATCTGCTTGAAAATGAGGGCAAACAGCGCTTTCTCTCTGCTTACGATCTCTATCGCAGAATTGGATATGAGTTGGTGGAGGTGAGTGCAAAACTGGCCCACGGTCTGGACAGCCTCATTCAACACCTTGCGGGGGAAACCAGCATCCTGGTGGGGCAATCGGGGGTGGGAAAATCCTCTCTGATCAACGCACTGCTGCCAAATCTGGAGATCGAAACCGGCAGACTCTCGGAAGCTTCAGGGTTGGGACGACATACTACATCGACTGCAACCTACTATAACCTGCAGGAAGGGGGAGAGTTGATCGATTCTCCCGGCGTGCGCAGTTTTCGACTGACCAAGTTAAGCAGAGGGCAGCTGGAACAGGGATTTCCCGAGTTCCGCCCTTTTCTCGGCCACTGCCGTTTCAATAACTGCTCGCATCTGCATGAACCCGGATGCGCAATCAGGCAGGCAATTGAGGCGGGGGAAGTCTCCCCCCAGAGATTGGATAACTTCCTCCATCTGGCACAATCCATCACTTCCGGACAGAGTTGA
- the queG gene encoding tRNA epoxyqueuosine(34) reductase QueG produces MDQAPIPNHQQLAANIKIWGAELGFQQVGITDTELSLAEARFNDWLQKGFHGEMSYMARHGNKRSRPAELEPGTRRIISVRLDYLPEPTQKSREILESPTQAFISRYALGRDYHKLMRKRLQQLAKRISREIGNFGYRVYVDSAPVLEKPLAEKAGLGWIGKHSNLINCKAGSWFFLGEIYTDLPLPIDQPASNHCGSCRACLNICPTQAIVEPYVVDARRCISYLTIEQQGSIPESLRSSIGNRIYGCDDCQQVCPWNRFAKLGPEQDFAPRNGLNSATLTALFAWDETNFLKRTEGSAIRRIGHQSWLRNIAVALGNAPHSENIEAVLKVREHDPAELVREHVRWALARQRSKSPG; encoded by the coding sequence ATGGATCAAGCGCCTATTCCCAATCACCAACAACTCGCCGCAAACATCAAGATTTGGGGGGCAGAGCTGGGTTTCCAGCAGGTTGGCATCACCGACACTGAACTCTCACTGGCGGAGGCACGATTCAACGATTGGTTGCAAAAGGGCTTTCACGGAGAGATGTCCTATATGGCCCGCCACGGCAACAAGCGCAGCCGTCCCGCAGAACTGGAACCCGGCACCCGGCGGATAATCTCGGTACGTTTGGACTACCTGCCTGAACCCACGCAGAAGAGCCGGGAGATACTGGAATCTCCCACGCAGGCATTCATCTCACGATATGCCTTGGGCCGGGACTACCACAAGTTGATGCGCAAGCGTCTGCAGCAACTGGCCAAAAGGATCAGCAGAGAAATCGGTAACTTCGGCTACCGGGTCTATGTCGACTCCGCCCCGGTTTTGGAGAAACCGCTGGCGGAAAAAGCCGGTCTTGGCTGGATCGGCAAACACAGCAATCTGATCAATTGCAAGGCCGGCTCCTGGTTCTTTCTTGGCGAGATCTATACCGACTTGCCGCTCCCTATCGACCAGCCTGCATCCAACCACTGCGGCAGTTGCCGCGCCTGTCTCAATATCTGTCCGACCCAGGCCATTGTCGAACCCTATGTCGTGGATGCCCGCCGTTGCATCTCCTATCTGACTATCGAACAACAGGGTTCAATCCCAGAATCGCTGAGAAGCAGTATCGGCAACCGCATCTACGGCTGCGATGATTGTCAGCAGGTCTGTCCCTGGAACCGCTTTGCAAAACTCGGACCTGAGCAGGACTTTGCCCCGCGCAACGGCCTCAACAGCGCCACGCTGACAGCGCTCTTTGCATGGGATGAGACAAACTTTCTGAAACGTACCGAAGGGTCTGCAATACGCCGCATCGGCCACCAATCCTGGCTGCGCAATATTGCAGTGGCACTGGGCAATGCACCGCATTCAGAGAATATCGAGGCCGTACTCAAGGTGCGCGAACATGACCCGGCAGAACTGGTGAGAGAGCATGTCCGCTGGGCTTTGGCCAGGCAGCGCAGCAAATCACCGGGTTAA
- a CDS encoding response regulator transcription factor — translation MRVLLVEDEAELREPLTERLSREGFTVDAGADGREGLFLGREYAIDVGIVDIGLPEMSGIEVIRELRKLGKHFPILILTARGNWQDKVEGLEAGADDYLVKPFHVEELLARLNALLRRAAGWSQPVLACGPVELDTRSQSVKLDDNPIDLTAYEYKVLEYMMMHAGEVVSKSELTEHLYDQDWDRDSNVIEVFVRRLRKKLDPEEHYKPIETLRGRGYRFVLARSG, via the coding sequence GTGCGTGTTTTGTTGGTAGAAGATGAAGCGGAGTTGAGAGAGCCGCTGACCGAACGGTTGAGCCGCGAAGGTTTTACCGTGGATGCCGGTGCGGATGGCCGCGAAGGGCTCTTCCTGGGACGGGAATATGCCATTGACGTAGGGATCGTGGATATCGGTCTGCCGGAGATGTCAGGTATCGAGGTGATCCGCGAATTACGGAAATTGGGTAAACATTTTCCGATCCTGATCCTTACCGCACGGGGCAACTGGCAGGACAAGGTTGAAGGTCTTGAAGCAGGTGCAGACGACTATCTGGTCAAACCCTTTCATGTCGAAGAATTGCTGGCGAGGTTGAATGCTCTCCTGCGGCGGGCGGCAGGCTGGTCCCAGCCGGTGTTGGCATGTGGTCCGGTGGAGCTGGATACCCGCAGCCAGAGCGTCAAGCTCGACGACAACCCCATCGATCTCACCGCATACGAATACAAAGTGCTTGAATATATGATGATGCACGCCGGCGAGGTGGTCTCGAAGAGCGAATTGACCGAGCATCTCTACGATCAGGATTGGGATCGTGACAGCAATGTAATCGAGGTCTTTGTCCGTCGGTTGCGTAAAAAACTTGATCCCGAAGAGCATTACAAACCGATCGAGACCCTGCGGGGCAGGGGATACCGTTTTGTACTTGCCAGATCGGGATGA
- a CDS encoding M48 family metallopeptidase encodes MPFFTQLFLLALAAGTILQLWLLARQTRHVVDHREKVPEEFSGKVELDDHQKAADYTGAKAGIARLEVIFSTLLLLVWTLGGGLELFSRFWNSLGFDALLTGVAFIFSVFFISSLLDLPFSLWRTFKIEAAFGFNRSTLGGFFKDRLLGAAIGLAIGAPLLWGILWLMDSAGIYWWLAAWAVWISFTLILTWAYPRIIAPLFNKFTPLEAGEMRDRIQGLLRRCGFTSDGIFVMDGSKRSSHGNAYFTGFGKHKRIVFFDTLIEALTPDEMEAVLAHELGHFSRKHILKQMVMMALISLAGLALLGWLSQQTWFYTDLGMTQPSNAAALLLFMLAAPVFTLFFSPIGSYISRRHEFEADDYAIAQTKGEYLVQALVKLYQDNASTLTPDPLYSMFHDSHPPAPVRIAHITEQS; translated from the coding sequence ATGCCGTTTTTCACTCAACTCTTCCTGCTCGCCCTGGCCGCAGGCACGATTCTGCAACTCTGGCTGCTGGCCCGTCAGACGCGCCATGTTGTTGACCACCGGGAGAAAGTGCCCGAGGAGTTTTCCGGCAAGGTAGAACTCGACGATCATCAGAAAGCTGCCGATTACACCGGGGCCAAAGCAGGTATTGCGCGGCTTGAGGTTATCTTCAGCACTCTGCTTCTGCTGGTCTGGACACTGGGTGGTGGCCTCGAACTGTTCAGCCGTTTCTGGAATAGCCTGGGTTTCGATGCTCTCCTGACCGGCGTCGCTTTTATCTTTTCGGTATTTTTTATCTCCAGTTTACTGGATCTGCCTTTTTCACTCTGGCGCACCTTCAAAATCGAGGCAGCTTTTGGCTTCAACCGTTCCACCCTGGGTGGTTTTTTCAAAGACCGTCTGCTGGGTGCGGCTATAGGATTGGCGATAGGCGCACCCTTATTGTGGGGCATTCTCTGGCTCATGGACTCGGCGGGTATCTACTGGTGGCTGGCGGCCTGGGCTGTATGGATCAGTTTCACCCTGATCCTTACCTGGGCCTATCCCCGCATCATCGCCCCCCTGTTCAACAAATTCACCCCGTTGGAAGCAGGCGAGATGCGCGATCGGATTCAGGGTCTGCTCAGACGCTGTGGTTTCACCAGCGACGGCATCTTCGTGATGGATGGCTCCAAGCGCTCCAGCCACGGTAACGCCTACTTCACCGGATTCGGCAAGCACAAGCGGATCGTCTTTTTCGATACCCTGATCGAGGCCCTCACGCCGGACGAGATGGAGGCGGTGCTGGCCCACGAACTGGGCCATTTTAGCCGCAAACATATTCTCAAGCAGATGGTAATGATGGCGCTGATCTCTCTCGCCGGTCTGGCGCTGCTGGGTTGGTTGTCGCAACAGACCTGGTTCTACACGGATCTGGGTATGACTCAACCTTCCAACGCGGCAGCACTGCTGTTGTTCATGCTGGCAGCACCTGTCTTCACCCTATTCTTCTCCCCTATCGGCAGCTATATCTCGCGCCGGCATGAGTTTGAGGCAGACGACTATGCTATCGCACAAACCAAAGGGGAATATTTGGTGCAGGCACTTGTCAAACTCTATCAGGATAATGCGAGCACCCTGACACCGGACCCACTCTACTCCATGTTTCACGACAGTCATCCGCCGGCGCCGGTACGCATCGCCCACATAACAGAACAATCTTAA
- a CDS encoding histidine kinase, whose protein sequence is MNLSIHIRLLLAASLVLTAFLGLTGMALDKAFRSSAEKALRESLQASVYALLAAAGEDDQGRLTMPEILSDPRFNLPDSGFYAEVHSPDISFDWRSASAVGRHLNIGEPSVEPGERRFSQVRSGNGGEVVALSFGVSWEDFDGVETQYVLSVVEDMQPHQVQITTFRNTLFYWLGGAALVLLLAQGGVLRWGLFPLRKVSDELSDIESGGSDQLKGVYPQELTGLTDNINSLIRQAQSRQQRYRDSLGDLAHSLKTPLAILQGMAERPETGDRNESRQLAEQVDRMNQIVSHQLQRAAASGRSTLALSTPVRVAVERIAITLSKVYLEKGIRWELDLPDDLGFPGDEGDLMEFMGNLMDNAWKYGSQQVRVSGLATGDGIELHVEDDGAGIPQAQAESVLQRGRRMDEQQPGQGIGLAVVSDIISAYGGELIVGKSVLGGADLIALIPNH, encoded by the coding sequence ATGAATCTATCGATTCACATCCGACTGCTGCTGGCTGCAAGCCTGGTGCTGACTGCCTTCCTGGGTTTGACCGGGATGGCCTTGGACAAGGCCTTTCGATCCAGTGCAGAGAAAGCGCTGAGGGAGAGTTTGCAGGCCAGCGTCTATGCACTGTTGGCAGCGGCGGGTGAGGATGATCAGGGCCGACTGACGATGCCGGAAATACTCTCTGACCCCCGTTTCAACCTGCCGGATTCCGGATTCTATGCAGAGGTCCATAGTCCCGATATTTCGTTCGACTGGCGTTCTGCATCAGCAGTGGGGCGCCATCTGAATATTGGGGAACCGTCGGTGGAGCCTGGAGAGCGGCGTTTCAGTCAGGTCCGCTCCGGTAATGGCGGCGAAGTGGTTGCCCTGAGCTTCGGTGTGTCCTGGGAGGATTTTGACGGTGTCGAAACCCAATATGTGCTTTCGGTCGTGGAAGACATGCAGCCGCATCAGGTTCAGATTACCACCTTCCGTAATACGCTTTTCTACTGGCTGGGTGGTGCGGCACTGGTGTTGTTACTGGCGCAGGGGGGAGTGCTGCGTTGGGGGTTGTTCCCTCTGCGCAAGGTATCCGACGAGCTGAGTGATATTGAATCCGGGGGGTCGGATCAACTCAAAGGGGTCTATCCGCAGGAGTTGACTGGGCTGACAGATAACATTAATTCTCTGATTCGCCAGGCTCAGTCCAGACAGCAGCGATACCGGGACAGTCTGGGTGATCTGGCTCATAGTCTCAAAACCCCCCTGGCAATCCTGCAAGGCATGGCCGAGCGGCCAGAAACAGGTGATCGGAATGAAAGTCGTCAACTCGCAGAGCAGGTCGACCGCATGAACCAGATCGTCAGTCACCAGTTGCAGCGTGCTGCGGCATCCGGACGTTCCACTTTAGCCCTCAGTACTCCGGTGAGGGTAGCAGTGGAAAGGATTGCCATAACGCTCAGTAAGGTCTACCTGGAAAAGGGGATCCGATGGGAGCTGGATCTGCCGGACGATCTCGGGTTTCCAGGTGATGAGGGTGATCTGATGGAATTTATGGGTAATCTGATGGACAACGCCTGGAAATATGGCAGTCAGCAAGTGCGGGTATCCGGCCTTGCTACCGGCGATGGCATCGAACTGCACGTTGAGGATGACGGAGCCGGTATCCCACAAGCCCAGGCTGAAAGTGTCTTGCAGCGAGGCAGGCGCATGGATGAGCAGCAGCCGGGACAGGGCATAGGGTTGGCGGTGGTGAGCGATATCATCAGTGCTTATGGAGGCGAGTTGATTGTCGGGAAGTCGGTGCTTGGTGGGGCTGATCTGATTGCTTTGATACCAAATCATTAG
- the orn gene encoding oligoribonuclease — protein sequence MTQDPNNLIWLDLEMTGLDTVNDEIIEIATIVTDADLNILAEGPVIAVRQSEALLDGMDEWNQKQHGGSGLIARVRESEHDEATAEAETLAFLQQYVPAGASPMCGNSICQDRRFMSRTMPKLEDYFHYRNLDVSTLKELAKRWAPDMADGFTKESKHLAIDDIRDSIAELKFYRDNFLRLS from the coding sequence ATGACTCAAGACCCCAACAACCTGATTTGGCTCGACCTGGAGATGACGGGGCTGGATACAGTCAATGATGAGATCATCGAGATCGCAACCATTGTTACCGATGCCGACCTCAATATTCTGGCTGAAGGGCCTGTAATCGCGGTACGGCAATCAGAAGCCCTGCTCGATGGCATGGATGAGTGGAATCAGAAACAGCATGGTGGCTCCGGTCTTATCGCAAGGGTCCGTGAAAGCGAACATGATGAAGCGACGGCGGAAGCGGAGACGCTGGCGTTTCTACAGCAATACGTGCCTGCCGGAGCCTCCCCGATGTGTGGCAACAGTATCTGCCAGGACCGTCGATTCATGTCCCGTACCATGCCGAAACTGGAAGATTATTTCCATTACCGCAATCTTGATGTCAGTACGCTGAAGGAGCTTGCGAAGCGCTGGGCGCCAGATATGGCCGATGGTTTTACCAAAGAGTCGAAGCATCTGGCGATCGATGATATTCGCGACTCTATCGCCGAGCTGAAATTCTACCGTGATAATTTCCTGCGTCTTTCCTGA
- a CDS encoding NAD(P)H-hydrate dehydratase, producing MPYTESLPYALYRADQVRAFDRIAIEEYEIPGADLMERAGSCIFQLLQASWPAARHITVICGTGNNGGDGFVVARLARQAGLEVLLLQLGDSARIRGDALTMVQKWEEVGGETAPFPSLPRKTDLIIDALLGTGLERDVTGAWAEMIESINRHQAPVLAVDIPSGLNSDTGQLMGIATRADATLSFIGLKQGMFTGAGPDCCGRIHFDALELPARIYSRQILSARRIDWNKQAQLLAPRRRTAHKGDFGHLLLIGGDRGFSGAIRLAAEAAVRTGTGLVSVATHPDNASLLNIGRPELMCHPVTNGVSLAPLIERADAIALGPGLGQGEWGRSLYQQALASGLPLVVDADALNLLAQEPIKRPNWILTPHPGEAGRLLGEKTSKIQADRFEALRLLQERFGGTQVLKGAGTLIADGSSRPPALCSDGNPGMATGGSGDILTGIIAALLVQGFEPGLAAELGVALHAAAGDRAAVQGERGMLAGDLLLELRPLLNLECGSYEA from the coding sequence ATGCCCTACACGGAATCGCTGCCCTATGCACTCTATCGCGCCGATCAGGTGCGGGCGTTCGACCGGATCGCCATCGAAGAGTATGAGATTCCCGGTGCCGATCTGATGGAACGGGCGGGTTCCTGCATCTTCCAGCTTCTGCAGGCAAGCTGGCCTGCGGCCCGCCACATCACAGTTATATGCGGTACGGGCAACAACGGTGGCGATGGATTTGTGGTGGCACGCCTGGCGAGGCAAGCCGGACTGGAGGTGTTGTTGCTGCAGCTTGGTGATTCAGCGCGTATCCGTGGTGATGCTCTGACAATGGTGCAGAAGTGGGAAGAGGTCGGTGGCGAGACAGCCCCGTTTCCTAGTCTGCCGCGGAAGACTGACCTCATTATCGATGCCCTGTTGGGCACTGGTCTGGAGAGAGATGTGACTGGTGCCTGGGCCGAAATGATCGAGTCGATCAATCGTCATCAGGCTCCTGTCCTCGCTGTGGATATCCCCTCCGGCCTCAATTCAGACACAGGCCAGCTCATGGGGATTGCCACACGAGCGGATGCGACCCTTAGCTTTATTGGGCTTAAACAGGGGATGTTTACCGGCGCAGGACCGGACTGTTGTGGGCGTATCCATTTTGATGCTCTGGAGTTGCCCGCCCGAATCTACAGCAGGCAGATTCTGTCAGCCCGCCGTATCGATTGGAATAAACAGGCTCAACTGCTGGCGCCCAGAAGACGTACCGCCCACAAAGGGGATTTTGGCCACCTGCTGCTCATTGGGGGTGACCGGGGGTTCTCCGGTGCAATCCGCCTGGCGGCGGAAGCCGCTGTACGCACCGGCACCGGATTGGTTTCCGTGGCGACCCATCCCGACAATGCGTCGTTGCTCAATATCGGCCGTCCCGAGCTGATGTGCCACCCCGTGACGAACGGTGTGTCTCTTGCTCCGCTGATCGAAAGGGCGGATGCCATTGCCCTGGGTCCCGGCTTGGGCCAGGGAGAATGGGGCAGATCACTCTATCAACAGGCACTTGCCTCCGGTCTGCCTCTGGTGGTGGATGCAGATGCCCTCAATCTATTGGCGCAGGAACCGATAAAAAGACCGAATTGGATATTGACGCCTCATCCTGGTGAGGCGGGGCGACTGCTGGGAGAAAAAACCAGCAAAATTCAGGCAGACCGGTTTGAGGCATTGAGGTTGCTGCAGGAGAGATTTGGCGGTACCCAGGTACTCAAGGGTGCCGGGACATTGATTGCTGACGGCAGCAGTCGCCCGCCGGCACTCTGCAGTGACGGGAATCCAGGCATGGCGACCGGTGGTAGCGGTGACATACTCACAGGTATTATCGCTGCATTGCTGGTGCAGGGTTTTGAGCCCGGATTGGCTGCTGAACTGGGCGTCGCACTACATGCTGCAGCTGGAGACAGGGCTGCCGTGCAGGGCGAACGGGGTATGTTGGCTGGTGATCTTTTGCTGGAGCTGCGGCCGTTGCTCAATCTGGAGTGTGGCAGTTATGAGGCTTGA
- a CDS encoding cytochrome c has product MLRILIMIASISAAFSATIQAADVKAGKELVDNNCVRCHGAEVYTRKDRMVTTLPGLHKQVRRCEQMLGLTWFDEDVDNAAAHLNEQFYKLK; this is encoded by the coding sequence ATGCTTAGAATACTGATAATGATCGCTTCGATCTCAGCTGCATTCAGCGCTACCATACAGGCAGCTGACGTCAAGGCGGGCAAAGAGCTGGTCGACAATAACTGCGTCCGCTGCCACGGCGCAGAAGTCTACACACGGAAAGACAGAATGGTCACTACGCTGCCGGGTCTGCACAAACAGGTGCGCCGTTGCGAACAGATGCTGGGACTGACCTGGTTTGACGAAGATGTCGACAATGCGGCCGCCCATCTCAACGAACAGTTCTACAAACTGAAGTAG
- a CDS encoding methyltransferase domain-containing protein, which translates to MEKATAELKMMWDQRHADPDKQPSAAEVLLENLHLLPETGNALDLACGLGGNAMELARFGLEVSAWDISSVAVERLQHLAASEGLVLNAEQRDVEQDLLTENAFDVIVVSYFLNRDLMPALITALKPGGLIFYQTFTRIAVSDTGPSNSAYRLGDNELIALLSPLSLRFYREENRLGDLRKGFRDVAMIVAQKV; encoded by the coding sequence ATGGAGAAGGCCACAGCCGAACTCAAGATGATGTGGGATCAGCGCCACGCTGATCCCGACAAGCAGCCATCGGCAGCTGAAGTGCTGTTGGAGAACCTTCATCTGCTGCCTGAAACAGGAAATGCGCTGGATCTGGCCTGCGGGCTGGGTGGCAATGCAATGGAACTGGCCAGATTCGGATTGGAGGTTAGCGCATGGGACATATCCAGCGTTGCTGTTGAACGGTTACAACATCTGGCGGCTTCAGAGGGGTTGGTTCTCAATGCGGAGCAGCGGGATGTGGAACAGGACCTGCTGACTGAGAACGCCTTTGATGTGATTGTGGTGAGCTACTTTCTCAATCGTGACTTGATGCCGGCCCTGATTACTGCCCTAAAGCCAGGCGGGTTGATTTTCTACCAGACCTTTACCCGCATTGCTGTATCTGACACCGGCCCGTCAAATTCTGCTTACCGACTTGGCGACAATGAACTCATCGCCCTCCTGTCACCCCTTTCGCTCCGTTTCTACCGGGAGGAGAACCGCCTGGGGGATCTCAGGAAAGGCTTTCGGGATGTTGCCATGATTGTGGCGCAGAAGGTTTGA
- a CDS encoding ribosome biogenesis GTPase RsgA, translated as MRLTRKLNVMWLLLILLGADASLAGNRISLDQAVESARLDSDGRVISAETREWEGREIYDIRILDKQGRVKRMQIDGRSGQQLPRGRKHAPAGNRRR; from the coding sequence ATGCGTCTGACTCGAAAGCTGAACGTTATGTGGCTGCTGTTGATACTGCTTGGGGCTGATGCCTCGCTGGCTGGCAATCGTATAAGCCTGGATCAGGCGGTTGAGAGTGCCCGCCTCGACAGTGACGGCAGAGTGATCTCGGCCGAGACCCGTGAGTGGGAAGGCCGGGAGATCTACGATATCCGCATCCTTGATAAACAGGGGCGGGTAAAACGGATGCAGATCGACGGTAGAAGTGGGCAGCAGCTTCCCAGGGGGCGTAAGCATGCGCCTGCGGGCAATCGCCGCAGATAG
- a CDS encoding VanZ family protein — MNWIVLLLAALTLLFFTSISPVKPVGPELLNNPLFEQGLKGWKQGPGKSEVSTPALLAELRVDNAPESESNSVIQKLDVKRMPKQLLLQGEVRTSGVESGRRSWHEARVELIAYDSFGQGFYHIPYILTGLIGDNEWRDYSLLVTVPEEAVELRLEIGLYHVPGRIWVRGLALHQAESQALFSAGKLLLAVLWLATGLWALRLLLQRYWSTPQGWMIALLLLLIAAGILQPQEVKQAIEVQIQQFGQWVGIHLEIGRYHHGFEPLAFWPVSWDISKLGHLLGFLLLSAGLFLDSRARLPSVLIGLLLLAVSTEVLQFFVPGRTPRLSDVVVDMLGVLAGLLSARIIMAVQIRLTR, encoded by the coding sequence GTGAACTGGATTGTGCTGCTGCTTGCGGCACTGACGCTGCTTTTTTTTACTTCGATTTCACCAGTCAAACCCGTCGGTCCAGAGCTGTTGAATAACCCCCTGTTCGAGCAGGGCCTGAAGGGTTGGAAACAAGGCCCGGGCAAGAGCGAGGTATCAACGCCAGCCCTATTGGCTGAACTGCGTGTCGACAATGCGCCGGAAAGTGAATCGAACAGCGTGATCCAAAAGCTGGATGTCAAAAGAATGCCCAAGCAACTTCTGTTGCAGGGAGAGGTCAGGACGTCCGGTGTCGAGAGCGGCAGACGCAGTTGGCATGAGGCGAGGGTGGAGTTGATTGCTTATGACAGCTTCGGGCAAGGGTTCTACCATATACCTTATATCCTCACCGGCCTGATTGGCGATAATGAGTGGCGAGATTATTCGCTGCTTGTCACTGTGCCTGAAGAGGCCGTTGAATTGCGTCTTGAGATCGGTCTCTACCATGTGCCGGGCAGGATCTGGGTCAGGGGGCTTGCACTGCATCAGGCGGAGTCTCAGGCGCTTTTCAGTGCCGGGAAATTACTGCTGGCAGTCCTATGGCTGGCCACTGGCCTGTGGGCTCTGCGACTGCTGCTGCAGCGTTATTGGTCTACCCCCCAAGGCTGGATGATTGCGCTGCTGTTGCTGCTGATCGCGGCGGGTATCCTGCAGCCTCAGGAGGTTAAGCAGGCTATCGAAGTGCAAATCCAGCAGTTTGGGCAGTGGGTGGGTATACATCTTGAGATAGGCCGCTACCACCATGGCTTTGAACCGTTGGCGTTCTGGCCTGTGAGTTGGGACATCTCCAAACTGGGACATCTGCTCGGTTTTTTGCTGCTCTCCGCTGGACTGTTTCTTGACTCACGGGCGCGTCTGCCCAGTGTGCTTATTGGATTGCTGTTGTTGGCAGTGTCGACAGAAGTCTTGCAGTTTTTTGTGCCCGGGCGAACGCCTCGGCTGAGTGATGTGGTGGTGGATATGCTGGGTGTCCTTGCCGGATTGTTGTCGGCACGGATTATAATGGCGGTGCAGATCCGCTTAACCCGGTGA
- a CDS encoding glycine zipper 2TM domain-containing protein produces MKKIAITLGTVLLAASMSATAGRGHGHNYRDTAKVVDVDPIYKTIEISRPEKHCWDEQVTHYQPRRKSYTGTVLGGIIGGVVGNQFGQGRGRDASTVAGTLLGASIGNDISRNQRGGHYTTTTERQCEVETYTEYEEQLVGYRVKYRYKGKVFTTRTKHHPGKRIRVRVGVTPVDDI; encoded by the coding sequence ATGAAAAAGATCGCCATCACACTCGGAACCGTTTTGTTGGCAGCCTCCATGAGTGCAACTGCCGGCCGCGGGCACGGTCACAACTACCGGGACACCGCCAAGGTTGTCGATGTTGACCCTATCTACAAGACCATTGAGATCTCACGTCCTGAAAAGCACTGTTGGGATGAGCAGGTCACGCACTATCAGCCAAGACGTAAATCCTATACCGGCACCGTGCTCGGTGGCATCATCGGCGGCGTGGTTGGTAATCAGTTCGGTCAGGGTCGCGGACGCGATGCCTCGACCGTCGCCGGTACCCTTCTGGGTGCCTCGATTGGCAATGATATTTCCCGGAACCAACGTGGAGGGCACTATACCACTACCACGGAACGGCAGTGCGAGGTTGAAACTTATACCGAGTATGAAGAACAGTTGGTCGGCTATCGTGTAAAGTATCGTTATAAAGGTAAGGTGTTCACCACTCGCACCAAACACCATCCGGGCAAGCGAATTCGTGTTCGGGTTGGTGTCACCCCAGTGGATGATATTTAA